A genome region from Streptomyces pratensis includes the following:
- a CDS encoding tetratricopeptide repeat protein, whose protein sequence is MSTECQRPACEGRYEDMGGGELYCDTCGLAPVVSPTGMVSSPPTGIAGGGAAGGRGSSSTSQRSGSRASSRSSSRSSTSRRSVSGRLSRSLSGSPTSRSVSVRSSGASTGSASGRGRLGAGLVLVPDVPRPDPQTAVMENPEVPERKRFCSRSDCGAPVGRSRGERPGRTEGFCTKCGHPYSFVPKLRGGDVVHGQYEVAGCLAHGGLGWVYLAVDRAVSDRWVVLKGLLDTGDQDAMAAAISERRFLAEIEHSNIVRIYNFVEHLDQRTGSLDGYIVMEYVGGKSLKEIANERRTPAGKRDPLPVEQACAFGIEALEALGHLHSRNLLYCDFKVDNAIQTEDQLKLIDMGAVRRMDDDQSAIYGTVGYQAPEVAEAGPSVASDLYTVARTLAVLTFDFQGYTNVFVDSLPDPDNMDVFRRYESFYRLLVRATDPDPARRFSSATEMAEQLTGVLREVVALQTGRPRPALSTLFGVEMRVTDTELFAELTDEVSRLGVRTGPSRGTRRLGRRHGAALPAAPLPSPALTGTPPAAPALPAPHAAQAGAGPLYAPDTHVRGSTGNAAAGGAGPYAPPQAVVPAPRVAVQAPGTPPAAHPGSGPRLAAFDARATSLALPVPRVDPNDPNAGFLAGVMASAPAELIAALHSVPAASLETRMRELRARLETDETGPALRALTAVEAQHPDDWRVVWYRGITSLVTGEYEIAALSFDAVYDAFPGEPAPKLALGVCAEVLGQLDNAAEYYRLVWSTDPGFVSSAFGLARVQIAAGDRAAAVRTLESVPESSIHYTAARVAAVRARLRERAPQEPLIDDLSAAAAQVTALQGYGLDAVRRERLSTEVLGTALDWVLSGSPTAQPAAPPSPAAGGPRTVLGSELDERGLRFGLERSYRMLARLAQRGDERIELVERANRLRPRTWV, encoded by the coding sequence TGTCCGGCAGGCTCTCCCGGTCCCTGTCCGGGAGCCCCACGTCCCGCTCGGTGTCGGTGCGTTCCTCGGGTGCGTCGACGGGCTCCGCCTCCGGTCGCGGCAGGCTGGGCGCGGGCCTCGTACTCGTCCCCGACGTGCCGCGGCCCGACCCGCAGACCGCGGTGATGGAGAATCCCGAGGTTCCCGAGCGGAAGCGATTCTGCTCGCGTTCCGACTGCGGCGCGCCGGTGGGCAGGTCCCGCGGTGAACGGCCCGGCCGCACCGAGGGGTTCTGCACGAAGTGCGGTCACCCGTACTCCTTCGTGCCCAAGCTGCGCGGCGGTGACGTCGTGCACGGGCAGTACGAGGTGGCGGGCTGCCTCGCGCACGGCGGGCTCGGCTGGGTCTACCTCGCGGTGGACCGCGCGGTCTCCGACCGCTGGGTGGTGCTCAAGGGCCTGCTGGACACCGGGGATCAGGACGCCATGGCGGCGGCCATCTCCGAGCGGCGCTTCCTCGCGGAGATCGAGCACTCCAACATCGTCCGCATCTACAACTTCGTGGAGCATCTCGACCAGCGCACCGGTTCGCTCGACGGCTACATCGTGATGGAGTACGTCGGCGGGAAGTCGCTCAAGGAGATCGCCAACGAACGCCGCACACCGGCCGGCAAGCGGGACCCGCTGCCGGTCGAGCAGGCCTGTGCCTTCGGGATCGAGGCGCTGGAGGCGCTCGGCCACCTGCACAGCCGCAACCTCCTGTACTGCGACTTCAAGGTCGACAACGCGATCCAGACCGAGGACCAGCTCAAGCTCATCGACATGGGCGCGGTGCGCAGGATGGACGACGACCAGTCGGCCATCTACGGCACCGTCGGCTACCAGGCGCCCGAGGTGGCCGAGGCCGGCCCGTCCGTGGCGTCCGACCTCTACACGGTCGCGCGGACCCTCGCGGTGCTCACCTTCGACTTCCAGGGGTACACGAACGTCTTCGTGGACTCGCTGCCCGATCCGGACAACATGGACGTGTTCCGGAGGTACGAGTCGTTCTACCGGCTGCTCGTGCGGGCCACGGACCCGGATCCGGCCCGCAGGTTCTCCTCGGCCACGGAGATGGCGGAGCAGCTGACCGGGGTGCTGCGCGAGGTGGTCGCCCTGCAGACGGGACGTCCGCGACCGGCGCTCTCGACGCTCTTCGGTGTGGAGATGCGCGTGACGGACACCGAGTTGTTCGCGGAGCTGACCGACGAGGTGTCGCGGCTCGGCGTCCGGACGGGTCCGTCCCGCGGCACGCGGCGCCTCGGACGCCGCCACGGGGCGGCCCTCCCCGCCGCGCCCCTTCCCTCCCCGGCCCTGACGGGCACGCCCCCGGCCGCCCCCGCCCTCCCCGCTCCGCATGCCGCGCAGGCCGGGGCCGGCCCGTTGTACGCGCCGGACACCCATGTCCGGGGCAGCACCGGAAACGCGGCGGCCGGTGGCGCCGGGCCGTACGCACCGCCCCAGGCCGTGGTCCCGGCCCCTCGCGTGGCGGTCCAGGCCCCGGGAACGCCCCCGGCGGCGCACCCGGGCTCAGGTCCCCGGCTCGCCGCGTTCGACGCTCGGGCGACCTCGCTGGCGCTGCCGGTTCCCCGGGTCGACCCGAACGACCCCAACGCCGGGTTCCTCGCCGGCGTGATGGCGTCGGCACCCGCGGAACTGATCGCCGCCCTGCACTCCGTGCCCGCCGCCTCCCTCGAGACGCGGATGCGGGAACTCCGTGCCCGCCTGGAGACGGACGAGACCGGCCCCGCCCTGCGGGCGCTGACGGCGGTGGAGGCGCAGCACCCCGACGACTGGCGGGTCGTCTGGTACCGCGGGATCACCTCGCTGGTGACCGGTGAGTACGAGATCGCCGCGCTGTCCTTCGACGCGGTCTACGACGCCTTCCCCGGCGAGCCCGCGCCGAAGCTCGCGCTGGGTGTCTGCGCGGAGGTGCTGGGGCAGCTGGACAACGCCGCGGAGTACTACCGCCTGGTCTGGTCGACCGACCCGGGCTTCGTCAGTTCGGCGTTCGGTCTGGCCCGGGTGCAGATCGCCGCGGGCGACCGGGCCGCGGCGGTGCGCACGCTCGAGTCCGTACCGGAGTCGTCGATCCACTACACGGCGGCCCGGGTGGCCGCGGTGCGGGCCCGGCTCCGTGAGCGGGCCCCGCAGGAGCCCCTGATCGACGACCTGTCCGCCGCCGCCGCCCAGGTGACGGCTCTTCAGGGCTACGGCCTGGACGCGGTCAGACGTGAACGGTTGTCGACCGAGGTTCTGGGTACGGCACTTGACTGGGTACTCTCCGGTAGTCCCACGGCTCAGCCGGCGGCTCCGCCCTCCCCCGCAGCCGGGGGACCGAGGACGGTGCTGGGCAGTGAGCTGGACGAGCGGGGCCTCAGGTTCGGTCTCGAACGCTCGTACCGGATGCTCGCCCGGCTCGCGCAGCGGGGCGACGAGAGGATCGAACTGGTGGAGCGGGCAAACCGTCTCCGCCCACGGACCTGGGTGTGA
- a CDS encoding PP2C family serine/threonine-protein phosphatase → MSQIHQQASLPGCPSCEEPLEPGDRFCGACGYDLSAVPAPPGDRPTVAITVPAQSVGAAAATAPVEWPPASETDSSDRPAPTHRPADLPGVDSGGKPLSTADRTAVRFDEPDAPGATAPGAPETASGDFELAAPDPRTVEHATAGASAAGAKLCVACRSGRVDTDGYCENCGHAQPRERDHMEQELGGVAAVSDRGLRHHRNEDSFAVSCTALPDGSPAVVAIVCDGVSSASRPDEASAAAASAANESLLESLPRGTHPQQAMHEAILAASESVNALAQDAGQALEHDQHRHQNAPACTLVGAIAAGGLLVVGWVGDSRVYWVPEDRSNPPARLTEDDSWAAQMVAAGLMNEAEAYADERAHAITGWLGADAYELEPHTASFKPDRPGLVVVCTDGLWNYAESAAEMAAAVPPEAYERPLHGAQVLVGHALDGGGHDNVTVALVPFATAARGAGSA, encoded by the coding sequence ATGTCACAGATCCACCAGCAGGCCTCCTTGCCGGGGTGCCCCAGCTGCGAGGAACCGCTGGAGCCGGGCGACCGGTTCTGCGGAGCGTGCGGGTACGACCTCTCGGCCGTGCCGGCGCCGCCCGGCGACCGTCCGACGGTCGCCATCACGGTGCCCGCGCAGAGCGTGGGGGCAGCTGCCGCCACCGCTCCCGTGGAGTGGCCTCCCGCCTCGGAGACGGACAGCTCCGACCGGCCGGCGCCCACGCACCGGCCGGCCGACCTTCCGGGCGTGGACTCGGGCGGCAAACCCCTGTCCACCGCGGACAGGACCGCGGTGCGCTTCGACGAGCCGGACGCTCCGGGGGCCACCGCCCCGGGCGCCCCGGAAACCGCGTCGGGCGACTTCGAACTGGCCGCGCCCGACCCCCGTACGGTGGAGCACGCCACCGCCGGTGCCTCGGCGGCGGGCGCCAAACTGTGTGTCGCCTGCCGTTCGGGCCGTGTGGACACCGACGGCTACTGCGAGAACTGCGGCCACGCGCAGCCCCGCGAGCGGGACCACATGGAGCAGGAGCTCGGCGGGGTGGCGGCGGTCAGCGACCGGGGCCTGCGCCACCACCGCAACGAGGACTCGTTCGCGGTGTCCTGCACCGCCCTGCCGGACGGCTCACCGGCCGTCGTCGCGATCGTGTGCGACGGCGTCTCGTCGGCGAGCCGCCCCGACGAGGCGTCGGCCGCGGCGGCGAGCGCCGCCAACGAGTCTCTCCTGGAGTCGCTGCCTCGCGGCACGCATCCGCAGCAGGCGATGCACGAGGCGATCCTGGCCGCGTCCGAGTCCGTCAACGCGCTGGCACAGGATGCCGGTCAGGCGTTGGAGCACGATCAGCACCGCCATCAGAACGCCCCGGCCTGCACCCTGGTCGGCGCGATCGCGGCGGGCGGTCTGCTGGTCGTCGGCTGGGTCGGCGACAGCCGCGTCTACTGGGTCCCCGAGGACCGCTCCAACCCGCCGGCCCGGCTCACGGAGGACGACTCCTGGGCCGCCCAGATGGTGGCGGCCGGGCTGATGAACGAGGCGGAGGCGTACGCCGACGAGCGCGCCCACGCCATCACGGGCTGGCTCGGCGCCGACGCGTACGAACTGGAGCCGCACACCGCGTCCTTCAAACCGGACAGGCCCGGTCTCGTGGTGGTGTGCACCGACGGCCTGTGGAACTACGCGGAGTCTGCGGCGGAGATGGCTGCGGCCGTGCCGCCCGAGGCATACGAACGGCCGTTGCACGGAGCGCAGGTGCTGGTCGGTCACGCGCTCGACGGCGGGGGCCACGACAACGTAACAGTGGCGCTGGTGCCGTTCGCCACGGCGGCACGAGGGGCAGGATCGGCCTGA
- a CDS encoding vWA domain-containing protein, which produces MANFSKSGVPQFSVEVYQNEFLPEGGRDVNAIVTVTSTGGGTTGGVPLTDGAPASGRAPGQAPNAAVVLMVDCSGSMDYPPTKMRNARDATAAAIDTLRDGTRFAVVAGTHVAKDVYPGNGRLATAGPQTKAQAKEALRRLSAGGGTAIGTWLRLADRLLGEAEADIRHGILLTDGRNEHESPEDLRAALESCAGRFTCDARGVGTDWEVKEVTAIASAMLGTADIVADPAGLAADFTRMMENAMGKEVADVALRLWTPVGVEIVFLKQVAPTVSELTGRRTEAGPRAGDYPTGSWGDESRDYHVCVRVPEAGIGQEMLAARASLILPSPSDGGAPQTLSQGLVRAVWTDDMAASTSINPQVAHYTGQAELAQVIQQGLDARKSGDFDGATAKLGRAVQLASASGNADTAKLLSKVVDVVDAATGTVRLKARVAEADEMTLETRSTKTVRVKK; this is translated from the coding sequence ATGGCCAACTTCTCCAAGTCCGGCGTGCCGCAGTTCTCCGTCGAGGTGTACCAGAACGAATTCCTGCCCGAGGGCGGCCGCGACGTCAACGCGATCGTCACCGTCACGTCCACCGGCGGGGGGACGACCGGCGGAGTGCCGCTGACCGACGGGGCACCGGCATCCGGGCGGGCACCGGGTCAGGCCCCGAACGCCGCCGTGGTGCTCATGGTCGACTGCTCGGGCTCGATGGACTACCCGCCGACGAAGATGCGCAACGCGCGCGACGCGACGGCGGCCGCCATCGACACCCTGCGTGACGGCACGCGGTTCGCGGTGGTCGCGGGAACGCATGTGGCCAAGGACGTGTACCCGGGCAACGGCCGGCTGGCGACGGCCGGCCCGCAGACCAAGGCCCAGGCGAAGGAGGCCCTGCGCCGGCTGAGCGCGGGCGGGGGCACCGCGATCGGGACGTGGCTGCGCCTGGCCGACCGGCTGCTCGGGGAGGCGGAGGCCGACATCCGGCACGGCATCCTCCTCACCGACGGGCGCAACGAGCACGAATCCCCGGAGGACCTGCGGGCCGCTCTGGAGTCCTGTGCGGGCCGGTTCACCTGTGACGCGAGAGGTGTCGGCACCGACTGGGAGGTGAAAGAGGTCACAGCGATCGCCTCGGCCATGCTCGGCACGGCTGACATCGTCGCCGATCCGGCCGGCCTCGCCGCGGACTTCACACGGATGATGGAGAACGCGATGGGCAAGGAGGTCGCGGACGTGGCTCTGCGGCTCTGGACACCCGTCGGCGTCGAGATCGTGTTCCTCAAGCAGGTGGCGCCCACGGTCTCCGAACTCACCGGCCGCCGCACCGAGGCGGGGCCGCGCGCCGGGGACTATCCCACCGGTTCCTGGGGCGACGAGTCCCGGGATTACCACGTGTGCGTCAGGGTCCCGGAGGCCGGGATCGGCCAGGAGATGCTGGCGGCCCGTGCCTCGCTGATCCTGCCGTCCCCGTCTGACGGGGGCGCCCCGCAGACCCTGTCCCAGGGCCTCGTACGGGCCGTGTGGACGGACGACATGGCCGCGTCCACCTCGATCAACCCCCAAGTGGCGCACTACACAGGCCAGGCGGAACTGGCCCAAGTCATCCAGCAGGGACTGGATGCGCGCAAATCGGGAGACTTCGACGGCGCGACGGCAAAACTGGGGCGTGCGGTGCAGCTCGCGTCGGCCTCCGGAAACGCGGATACTGCGAAACTGCTTTCGAAGGTGGTCGACGTCGTCGACGCGGCGACCGGTACTGTGCGACTGAAAGCGAGGGTCGCGGAAGCGGACGAGATGACACTCGAAACGCGCTCGACCAAGACAGTTCGCGTCAAGAAATAG
- a CDS encoding FHA domain-containing protein has translation MPTCPNGHQSGSEDWCEVCGHRMAGTGAPSGAVPPPPPPPPAPGYGYPQVPGTGAGQPTMQAELCPQCRTPREAMAPYCEECRWNFLTNTATSYTPLAPQGGAGGPAPGLNLPPGFQSQQGPPPQQQRDPFEYQGSRPSQMNRPAEPLSPEDGGRPGPPPPPPSFQQGPPPPPSFQQQSPSPFEAQGQPGQPGQPGRQGPPSPFEPQVPGQQGQGPQGQGPQGPGQQGQHGPGPHAPGPHGPGPQGQGPQGQGPQGPGPQGQHGPGPQGGQPSPFEPQRQGPPPPSFQQSAPPAPQRPQAPGTGGGDDWMLPPPSQQQPPQAFQQGPQGPQTPQAPQAPQPPQQQFPGQGPAQGGRDQGPGSWTAVIAPDRDYFLAMMQRSGPEATGLNLPAYSPEQRLALTGSQITIGRRRHSTGESPDVDLSVPPEDPGVSHQHAVLVQQPDGSWAVVDQNSTNGTTLNGAEDPIQPYVPVPLHDGDQVHVGAWTTITVRRD, from the coding sequence ATGCCGACCTGCCCGAACGGACACCAGTCGGGTTCCGAGGACTGGTGCGAGGTCTGCGGACATCGCATGGCCGGGACGGGCGCGCCCTCGGGCGCGGTCCCCCCGCCGCCGCCTCCACCCCCCGCGCCCGGTTACGGCTACCCGCAGGTGCCCGGCACCGGCGCCGGGCAGCCGACGATGCAGGCCGAGCTCTGCCCGCAGTGCCGCACCCCGCGTGAGGCGATGGCGCCGTACTGCGAGGAGTGCCGCTGGAACTTCCTCACGAACACGGCGACCTCGTACACCCCGCTCGCCCCGCAGGGGGGCGCGGGCGGTCCGGCCCCCGGCCTGAATCTGCCGCCCGGATTCCAGTCGCAGCAGGGCCCGCCGCCGCAGCAGCAGCGGGACCCGTTCGAGTACCAGGGCTCCCGTCCTTCGCAGATGAACCGGCCGGCCGAGCCGCTCTCGCCGGAGGACGGCGGCCGGCCGGGCCCGCCGCCGCCCCCGCCCTCCTTCCAGCAGGGGCCGCCGCCTCCTCCGTCGTTCCAGCAGCAGTCGCCCTCCCCGTTCGAGGCGCAGGGACAGCCGGGGCAGCCCGGACAGCCGGGCCGTCAGGGCCCCCCGTCGCCGTTCGAGCCGCAGGTCCCGGGCCAGCAGGGTCAGGGACCGCAGGGTCAGGGCCCCCAGGGACCCGGCCAGCAGGGTCAGCACGGACCCGGTCCGCACGCACCCGGCCCTCATGGACCCGGCCCTCAAGGACAGGGTCCCCAGGGACAGGGCCCCCAGGGACCCGGCCCGCAGGGTCAGCACGGCCCCGGTCCGCAGGGCGGGCAGCCGTCGCCGTTCGAGCCGCAGCGGCAGGGCCCGCCTCCGCCGTCGTTCCAGCAGTCCGCGCCTCCGGCTCCTCAGCGGCCTCAGGCACCGGGGACCGGTGGTGGCGACGACTGGATGCTGCCGCCGCCCTCTCAGCAGCAGCCCCCGCAGGCCTTCCAGCAGGGCCCTCAGGGACCGCAGACGCCACAGGCACCTCAGGCGCCTCAGCCCCCTCAGCAGCAGTTCCCCGGCCAGGGTCCCGCCCAGGGCGGACGGGACCAGGGGCCGGGCAGCTGGACTGCCGTCATCGCCCCGGACCGTGACTACTTCCTGGCGATGATGCAGCGCAGCGGTCCCGAGGCGACCGGGCTCAACCTGCCCGCTTACTCTCCGGAGCAGCGCCTCGCGCTCACCGGCAGCCAGATCACGATCGGCCGCCGCCGGCACAGTACGGGCGAGTCCCCCGACGTCGATCTCTCCGTACCGCCCGAGGACCCGGGTGTCTCGCACCAGCACGCCGTACTGGTGCAGCAGCCGGACGGCAGCTGGGCCGTCGTCGACCAGAACTCCACCAACGGCACCACGCTCAACGGCGCCGAGGACCCGATCCAGCCCTATGTCCCCGTTCCGCTCCATGACGGTGACCAGGTGCACGTCGGTGCGTGGACGACGATCACGGTCCGCCGCGACTGA